One region of Carassius carassius chromosome 41, fCarCar2.1, whole genome shotgun sequence genomic DNA includes:
- the LOC132123322 gene encoding uncharacterized protein LOC132123322 isoform X1, with amino-acid sequence MPGTNTTPHVSATDPSTQNTVFQPLTIELAVASSNNSNTHSVQLTPATPDQESIIPHTDVPESAVLVICTHKATHKTYPTCLSINTQAPTPKLLGNLIEKGVARKLYLTITLEKEMRLEALVDTGSDLTLISAQLFDKLKFEAQRQNRTLNFHTCELNVQSYSQNDIQLRNVAPIHLTIGPMSLVHPIYVSPMNNYSFLIGKDLLDRFEPLLDFKQLKVWAQVREPLPLQPHRSPVPDCQVTEVTGIPTEPDCQVTKVTGTPAASHGYPASTTNQGSSSILCTFKATKDSDTYCPKVKTELQLHDITTADSILAIWADNSAISLSLYNAIIEKTPDLPYTSKRTRFPLNSHPSSMVSARGICALHVK; translated from the exons ATGCCTGGAACCAACACCACTCCCCACGTCTCCGCAACTGATCCAAGCACACAGAACACTGTTTTTCAACCACTAACTATTGAACTAGCTGTTGCATCATCAAACAATAGCAACACCCACTCAGTCCAGCTTACGCCTGCAACTCCTGACCAAGAAAGCATCATCCCACACACTGACGTACCAGAAAGTGCTGTTTTGGTCATCTGTACCCACAAGGCAACACACAAAACATACCCTACCTGCTTATCGATCAACACACAAGCCCCAACACCAAAACTCCTGGGGAACCTGATCGAGAAGGGAGTGGCTCGGAAACTCTACCTAACCATCACTTTAGAAAAGGAAATGAGACTCGAAGCCCTTGTGGACACAGGCTCAGACCTCACGTTGATTTCGGCTCAACTATTTGATAAGCTCAAATTtgaagctcagagacagaatcgaACTCTTAATTTTCACACTTGCGAGCTGAATGTGCAGTCATACAGCCAAAATGACATCCAGCTCAGAAATGTAGCTCCCATCCACCTGACGATCGGTCCTATGAGTCTAGTACATCCTATttatgtctcaccaatgaacaATTATTCATTTCTCATCGGGAAAGACCTGCTAGATCGCTTTGAGCCTTTACTAGACTTCAAACAGCTCAAAGTCTGGGCTCAAGTGCGAGAACCTCTTcccctccagccacacaggtcGCCGGtgccagactgtcaggtcacagag gtcacgGGAATTCCCAcagagccagactgtcaggtcacaaaggtcacgggaaccccagcagccagccatgggtaCCCAGCCTCAACAACGAACCAAGGCTCAAGTTCAATCCTCTGCACCTTCAAGGCCACCAAAGACTCTGATACCTACTGCCCCAAGGTCAAGACCGAACTGCAGCTGCATGATATAACCACAGCGGACAGTATTCTGGCCATATGGGCAGACAACTCAGCCATTAGTCTCTCACTATACAATGCAATCATTGAGAAGACACCTGACCTCCCTTATACCAGCAAGCGCACACGTTTCCCTTTGAACTCACACCCATCCTCTATGGTGTCTGCCAGAGGAATCTGCGCTTTGCACGTGAAATGA
- the LOC132123322 gene encoding uncharacterized protein LOC132123322 isoform X3, with protein MPGTNTTPHVSATDPSTQNTVFQPLTIELAVASSNNSNTHSVQLTPATPDQESIIPHTDVPESAVLVICTHKATHKTYPTCLSINTQAPTPKLLGNLIEKGVARKLYLTITLEKEMRLEALVDTGSDLTLISAQLFDKLKFEAQRQNRTLNFHTCELNVQSYSQNDIQLRNVAPIHLTIGPMSLVHPIYVSPMNNYSFLIGKDLLDRFEPLLDFKQLKVWAQVREPLPLQPHRSPVPDCQVTEVTGTPAASHGYPASTTNQGSSSILCTFKATKDSDTYCPKVKTELQLHDITTADSILAIWADNSAISLSLYNAIIEKTPDLPYTSKRTRFPLNSHPSSMVSARGICALHVK; from the exons ATGCCTGGAACCAACACCACTCCCCACGTCTCCGCAACTGATCCAAGCACACAGAACACTGTTTTTCAACCACTAACTATTGAACTAGCTGTTGCATCATCAAACAATAGCAACACCCACTCAGTCCAGCTTACGCCTGCAACTCCTGACCAAGAAAGCATCATCCCACACACTGACGTACCAGAAAGTGCTGTTTTGGTCATCTGTACCCACAAGGCAACACACAAAACATACCCTACCTGCTTATCGATCAACACACAAGCCCCAACACCAAAACTCCTGGGGAACCTGATCGAGAAGGGAGTGGCTCGGAAACTCTACCTAACCATCACTTTAGAAAAGGAAATGAGACTCGAAGCCCTTGTGGACACAGGCTCAGACCTCACGTTGATTTCGGCTCAACTATTTGATAAGCTCAAATTtgaagctcagagacagaatcgaACTCTTAATTTTCACACTTGCGAGCTGAATGTGCAGTCATACAGCCAAAATGACATCCAGCTCAGAAATGTAGCTCCCATCCACCTGACGATCGGTCCTATGAGTCTAGTACATCCTATttatgtctcaccaatgaacaATTATTCATTTCTCATCGGGAAAGACCTGCTAGATCGCTTTGAGCCTTTACTAGACTTCAAACAGCTCAAAGTCTGGGCTCAAGTGCGAGAACCTCTTcccctccagccacacaggtcGCCGGtgccagactgtcaggtcacagag gtcacgggaaccccagcagccagccatgggtaCCCAGCCTCAACAACGAACCAAGGCTCAAGTTCAATCCTCTGCACCTTCAAGGCCACCAAAGACTCTGATACCTACTGCCCCAAGGTCAAGACCGAACTGCAGCTGCATGATATAACCACAGCGGACAGTATTCTGGCCATATGGGCAGACAACTCAGCCATTAGTCTCTCACTATACAATGCAATCATTGAGAAGACACCTGACCTCCCTTATACCAGCAAGCGCACACGTTTCCCTTTGAACTCACACCCATCCTCTATGGTGTCTGCCAGAGGAATCTGCGCTTTGCACGTGAAATGA
- the LOC132123322 gene encoding uncharacterized protein LOC132123322 isoform X2 — MPGTNTTPHVSATDPSTQNTVFQPLTIELAVASSNNSNTHSVQLTPATPDQESIIPHTDVPESAVLVICTHKATHKTYPTCLSINTQAPTPKLLGNLIEKGVARKLYLTITLEKEMRLEALVDTGSDLTLISAQLFDKLKFEAQRQNRTLNFHTCELNVQSYSQNDIQLRNVAPIHLTIGPMSLVHPIYVSPMNNYSFLIGKDLLDRFEPLLDFKQLKVWAQVREPLPLQPHRSPVPDCQVTEVTGTPTVPDCQVTKVTGTPAASHGYPASTTNQGSSSILCTFKATKDSDTYCPKVKTELQLHDITTADSILAIWADNSAISLSLYNAIIEKTPDLPYTSKRTRFPLNSHPSSMVSARGICALHVK; from the exons ATGCCTGGAACCAACACCACTCCCCACGTCTCCGCAACTGATCCAAGCACACAGAACACTGTTTTTCAACCACTAACTATTGAACTAGCTGTTGCATCATCAAACAATAGCAACACCCACTCAGTCCAGCTTACGCCTGCAACTCCTGACCAAGAAAGCATCATCCCACACACTGACGTACCAGAAAGTGCTGTTTTGGTCATCTGTACCCACAAGGCAACACACAAAACATACCCTACCTGCTTATCGATCAACACACAAGCCCCAACACCAAAACTCCTGGGGAACCTGATCGAGAAGGGAGTGGCTCGGAAACTCTACCTAACCATCACTTTAGAAAAGGAAATGAGACTCGAAGCCCTTGTGGACACAGGCTCAGACCTCACGTTGATTTCGGCTCAACTATTTGATAAGCTCAAATTtgaagctcagagacagaatcgaACTCTTAATTTTCACACTTGCGAGCTGAATGTGCAGTCATACAGCCAAAATGACATCCAGCTCAGAAATGTAGCTCCCATCCACCTGACGATCGGTCCTATGAGTCTAGTACATCCTATttatgtctcaccaatgaacaATTATTCATTTCTCATCGGGAAAGACCTGCTAGATCGCTTTGAGCCTTTACTAGACTTCAAACAGCTCAAAGTCTGGGCTCAAGTGCGAGAACCTCTTcccctccagccacacaggtcGCCGGtgccagactgtcaggtcacagaggtcacgggaactcccacagtgccagactgtcag gtcacaaaggtcacgggaaccccagcagccagccatgggtaCCCAGCCTCAACAACGAACCAAGGCTCAAGTTCAATCCTCTGCACCTTCAAGGCCACCAAAGACTCTGATACCTACTGCCCCAAGGTCAAGACCGAACTGCAGCTGCATGATATAACCACAGCGGACAGTATTCTGGCCATATGGGCAGACAACTCAGCCATTAGTCTCTCACTATACAATGCAATCATTGAGAAGACACCTGACCTCCCTTATACCAGCAAGCGCACACGTTTCCCTTTGAACTCACACCCATCCTCTATGGTGTCTGCCAGAGGAATCTGCGCTTTGCACGTGAAATGA